The Streptomyces aurantiacus genome includes a region encoding these proteins:
- a CDS encoding CoA transferase subunit A: MGDKTMTADEAVSRLESGMTLGIGGWGSRRKPMALVRALLRSTVTDLTVVSYGGPDVGMLAAAGRIRKLVAPFATLDSIPLEPHFRAARESGSLDLMEIDEAMFMWGLRAAANRLPFLPVRAGIGSDVMRVNPGLRTVTSPYEDESTGLRETFVAMPALRLDAALVHVNRADRAGNGQYLGPDPYFDDLFCEAAATAYVSCERIVDTAELTKAAPPQTLLIKRLGVTGVVEAPSGAHFTSCAPDHDRDEAFQRLYASMPWPEFAERFLSGDEQDYRTAVEAWHEEQR; this comes from the coding sequence ATGGGTGACAAGACGATGACCGCCGACGAGGCAGTCTCCCGGCTGGAGAGCGGGATGACCCTCGGTATCGGGGGCTGGGGCTCCCGCCGCAAGCCGATGGCGCTCGTGCGCGCACTGCTCCGCTCCACGGTCACCGATCTCACGGTCGTCTCGTACGGCGGCCCGGACGTCGGCATGCTCGCGGCCGCCGGGCGGATACGGAAACTGGTCGCCCCGTTCGCGACGCTCGACTCGATCCCGCTCGAACCGCACTTCCGGGCGGCCCGTGAGAGTGGCTCCCTCGACCTGATGGAGATCGACGAGGCGATGTTCATGTGGGGGCTGCGGGCGGCCGCCAACCGGCTCCCGTTCCTGCCGGTGCGGGCCGGTATCGGCTCGGACGTGATGCGGGTCAATCCGGGGCTGCGCACGGTCACTTCGCCGTACGAGGACGAGTCGACGGGCCTGCGTGAGACGTTCGTCGCGATGCCGGCCCTGCGTCTGGACGCGGCGCTGGTCCATGTGAACCGCGCGGACCGCGCGGGCAACGGCCAGTATCTGGGCCCCGACCCGTACTTCGACGACCTGTTCTGCGAGGCGGCCGCGACGGCGTACGTGTCCTGTGAGCGGATCGTCGACACGGCCGAGCTGACGAAGGCGGCGCCCCCGCAGACCCTGCTGATCAAGCGGCTGGGCGTGACCGGCGTGGTGGAGGCGCCGAGCGGTGCCCACTTCACGTCGTGCGCGCCCGACCACGACCGGGACGAGGCCTTCCAGCGGCTCTACGCGTCCATGCCCTGGCCCGAGTTCGCCGAGAGGTTCCTCTCGGGCGACGAGCAGGACTACCGGACCGCCGTGGAGGCCTGGCACGAGGAGCAGCGATGA
- a CDS encoding enoyl-CoA hydratase family protein gives MSVSTSSPEKGISVVTVDFPPVNALPVRGWFELADTVRAAGRDPGIRCVVLAAEGRGFNAGVDIKEIQAEGDSALLGANRGCAEAFAAVYECEVPVVAEVHGFCLGGGIGLVGNADAIVASEEATFGLPELDRGALGAATHLARLVPQHLMRALYYTSRTATAAELHGHGSVWRVVPRDGLRSAALELAREIAGKDGQLIRLAKAAINGIDPVDVRRSYRFEQGFTFEAGLGGVGDRVRDTFGKAGG, from the coding sequence ATGAGTGTCTCCACCTCGTCCCCGGAAAAAGGGATTTCCGTCGTCACGGTCGACTTCCCGCCGGTGAACGCGCTGCCGGTGCGCGGCTGGTTCGAGCTGGCCGACACCGTGCGCGCGGCGGGCCGCGACCCCGGGATCCGCTGTGTGGTGCTGGCCGCCGAGGGGCGGGGGTTCAACGCGGGCGTGGACATCAAGGAGATACAGGCAGAGGGCGACAGCGCCCTGCTCGGCGCCAACCGCGGCTGCGCCGAGGCCTTCGCCGCGGTGTACGAGTGCGAGGTGCCGGTGGTGGCGGAGGTGCACGGTTTCTGTCTGGGCGGAGGTATAGGCCTGGTGGGCAACGCTGACGCGATCGTGGCGAGCGAGGAGGCCACGTTCGGTCTGCCCGAGCTGGACCGGGGCGCGCTGGGCGCGGCCACGCACCTGGCCCGCCTGGTGCCGCAGCACCTGATGCGGGCGTTGTACTACACGTCGCGCACGGCGACCGCGGCGGAGCTGCACGGCCACGGGTCGGTGTGGCGGGTCGTGCCGCGTGACGGGCTGCGCTCCGCCGCGCTGGAGCTGGCCCGGGAGATCGCGGGCAAGGACGGGCAGCTGATCCGGCTCGCCAAGGCGGCCATCAACGGCATCGATCCTGTCGACGTGCGGCGCAGCTACCGCTTCGAGCAGGGGTTCACGTTCGAGGCGGGCCTCGGCGGCGTGGGCGACAGGGTCCGGGACACGTTCGGAAAGGCGGGCGGGTAG
- a CDS encoding SDR family oxidoreductase: MDKRLVVVTGGTRGVGAGIARAFADADDEVLVCARRPPQVPLEGIGFAPLDLRDPPAVRAFFERLPRLDVLVNNAGGAPYRLLTETEAEWHARVIDLNLTAPLTVSLAAYDRLKPARGSIVMIGSVSGTRPSPGTAAYGAAKAGLENLARSMAVEWAPDVRVNTLVVGMVRTGLSHLHYGGEDGIEAVSRTVPLGRLAAPSDIGGAAVFLASDAAAYITGAGLLVHGGGERPAFLDAATVNKEK, from the coding sequence GTGGACAAGCGGCTCGTTGTGGTCACGGGCGGGACCAGAGGGGTCGGCGCCGGGATCGCCCGGGCCTTCGCCGACGCGGACGACGAGGTCCTGGTCTGTGCGCGCAGACCACCTCAAGTGCCCCTGGAAGGCATCGGGTTCGCCCCTCTCGACCTGCGCGACCCGCCGGCCGTACGTGCCTTCTTCGAGCGGCTGCCGCGGCTCGACGTCCTGGTCAACAACGCGGGAGGCGCCCCCTACCGGCTGCTCACGGAGACGGAGGCCGAGTGGCACGCACGCGTGATCGACCTCAACCTCACCGCCCCCCTGACGGTCTCCCTCGCGGCGTACGACCGGCTGAAGCCCGCCCGGGGCTCCATCGTGATGATCGGCAGTGTCAGCGGGACCCGGCCCTCGCCCGGCACGGCGGCCTACGGGGCGGCCAAGGCCGGACTGGAGAACCTGGCACGCTCGATGGCCGTGGAGTGGGCACCGGACGTGCGGGTCAACACGCTCGTCGTGGGGATGGTCCGCACCGGGCTGTCCCACCTCCACTACGGGGGCGAGGACGGCATCGAGGCCGTCTCCCGCACCGTCCCGCTGGGGCGGCTCGCCGCGCCCTCGGACATCGGCGGGGCGGCCGTCTTCCTCGCGTCGGACGCCGCCGCGTACATCACCGGCGCCGGCCTCCTCGTGCACGGGGGCGGCGAGCGGCCCGCCTTCCTGGACGCGGCGACCGTCAACAAGGAGAAGTGA
- a CDS encoding SDR family oxidoreductase produces MTSGTYPDAGAGGRTGICDGRVVIVTGAGRGLGRAHALAFAAEGARVVVNDLGVGLDGSPGADSPARQVVEEISATGGEAVAHAGDIATTEGAASLVHTAVDAFGRLDTLVNNAGFLRDRMLVNLDEDDWDAVMRVHLKGHFLPLKHAAAHWRAQAKAGRMPQARVVNTSSGAGLSGSVGQGNYSAAKAGIVGLTLVAAAEMGRYGVQVNAIAPAARTRMTEAAFAQAMAAPDSGFDAMAPENVSPLVVWLGSAASAGVTGRVFETEGGRITVMDGWRPGPSADKGARWTPSEAGDTALKLLAEAQAPPRVHGAQ; encoded by the coding sequence ATGACCTCAGGCACGTATCCGGACGCGGGCGCGGGCGGCCGCACGGGCATCTGCGACGGCCGGGTGGTGATCGTCACGGGTGCCGGGCGCGGGCTCGGACGGGCCCACGCGCTCGCCTTCGCGGCGGAGGGCGCGCGGGTCGTCGTCAACGACCTGGGTGTCGGGCTCGACGGTTCGCCCGGGGCCGACAGCCCGGCCCGGCAGGTCGTCGAGGAGATCTCGGCGACAGGCGGCGAGGCCGTCGCGCACGCCGGGGACATCGCGACGACCGAGGGTGCCGCATCCCTCGTACACACGGCCGTGGACGCCTTCGGGCGACTCGACACGCTCGTGAACAACGCCGGGTTCCTGCGCGACCGGATGCTGGTGAACCTCGACGAGGACGACTGGGACGCCGTCATGCGGGTCCATCTGAAGGGCCACTTCCTGCCGCTCAAGCACGCCGCCGCGCACTGGCGGGCGCAGGCGAAGGCGGGGCGGATGCCGCAGGCCCGGGTCGTCAACACCAGCTCCGGAGCAGGCCTGTCGGGGTCCGTCGGGCAGGGCAACTACAGCGCGGCCAAGGCCGGCATCGTCGGACTCACCCTCGTCGCCGCCGCCGAGATGGGGCGCTACGGAGTGCAGGTCAACGCCATCGCGCCGGCCGCGCGGACCCGGATGACCGAGGCGGCCTTCGCGCAGGCCATGGCGGCACCGGACAGCGGCTTCGACGCGATGGCACCCGAGAACGTGTCACCGCTCGTCGTCTGGCTGGGCTCCGCCGCGAGCGCCGGGGTCACCGGCCGGGTCTTCGAGACCGAGGGCGGCCGCATCACCGTCATGGACGGCTGGCGGCCCGGCCCGAGCGCCGACAAGGGGGCGCGGTGGACTCCGTCCGAGGCCGGGGACACGGCACTGAAACTCCTCGCGGAGGCACAGGCGCCGCCCCGGGTGCACGGGGCGCAGTGA
- a CDS encoding S1 family peptidase, producing MTNRTLGLLRRPAYRRAAAIGAVTLAAASLQPLAAHAAPAQDDRPGTRIVGGTPAAQNEFPFMVSLSMGCGGSLYKKDVVLTAAHCVGGSGNTTGITATAGKTDLDAAGGIKVKSTKVVQAPGYDGNGKDWALIKLARPIDLPTLKIATNTRYNKGTFTIAGWGDTGEGANAGSSKLLKAKVPFVADRRCKQHYGGRLIAGQEICAGVPRGGVDTCQGDSGGPMFRKDDAGKWLQVGIVSWGDGCARPMVPGVYTEVSTFASAIARAAATL from the coding sequence TTGACCAATAGGACGCTCGGTCTTCTCAGGAGACCGGCTTACAGGCGGGCCGCGGCGATCGGTGCCGTCACTCTCGCGGCCGCCAGCCTCCAGCCCCTGGCCGCGCACGCCGCGCCCGCGCAGGACGACAGGCCCGGGACGAGGATCGTCGGGGGCACGCCCGCCGCACAGAACGAGTTCCCGTTCATGGTCAGCCTGTCCATGGGCTGCGGCGGGTCGCTCTACAAGAAGGACGTCGTCCTGACCGCCGCGCACTGCGTGGGCGGTTCGGGCAACACCACCGGCATCACCGCGACCGCCGGGAAGACCGACCTCGACGCCGCGGGCGGGATCAAGGTCAAGTCCACCAAGGTCGTCCAGGCCCCGGGCTACGACGGCAACGGCAAGGACTGGGCGCTCATCAAGCTCGCCCGGCCCATCGACCTGCCCACGCTGAAGATCGCGACGAACACCCGCTACAACAAGGGCACGTTCACCATCGCCGGATGGGGCGACACCGGGGAGGGCGCGAACGCCGGCTCCTCGAAGCTGCTCAAGGCCAAGGTGCCCTTCGTCGCCGACCGCCGGTGCAAGCAGCACTACGGCGGCAGGCTGATCGCCGGGCAGGAGATCTGCGCCGGCGTTCCGCGTGGCGGGGTCGACACCTGCCAGGGCGACTCCGGCGGACCCATGTTCCGCAAGGACGACGCCGGGAAGTGGCTCCAGGTCGGGATCGTCAGCTGGGGCGACGGATGCGCGCGCCCGATGGTGCCCGGTGTGTACACCGAGGTCTCCACGTTCGCCAGCGCGATAGCCCGAGCCGCGGCGACGCTCTAG
- a CDS encoding glycoside hydrolase family 35 protein, protein MSEFAVGDTDFLVDGRPVRVLSGALHYFRVHEGQWGHRLAMLRAMGLNCVETYVPWNLHEPRPGVPRDVGAVGRFLDAAHEAGLWAIVRPGPYICAEWENGGLPHWLTGRPGVRVRTRDDGFLGPVERWFSRLLPQIVPRQFDRGGPVVMVQVENEYGSYGSDQVYLRRLAEVLRAGGVSVPLFTSDGAEDHMLTGGCLEGVPATVNFGSHARRAFEVLRRYRPTGPLMCMEFWCGWFDHWGGEHAVRDPSDAAEALREILECGASVNLYMAHGGTSFGGWAGANRGGALHDGVLQPDVTSYDYDAPIDEHGRPTEKFWRFRSLLAAHAEGPLSALPPEPASLGSPAAVDLTGWASLPAVLDALGGSETHAPMPPTFEELDVDRGFVRYTVDVPGPRQPYPLTVRGLRDLAVVYVDGVPAGVVTEDEPELEEAVAGPARVELWVESLGRVNYGPRTGEPKGLTGGVLHERQYLHGVRARALRLDAFDAGVEGVPFGALPGVGAPGLYRGTVSVRGAGDARLELPGWTRGFVWVNGFALGRYWSVGPQSSLYVPGPLLREGPNDVWVLEFEGSAAPPTLSGVGGEAGAEAGEAGDGG, encoded by the coding sequence ATGAGCGAGTTCGCGGTGGGGGACACCGATTTTCTGGTGGACGGTCGGCCGGTGCGGGTGTTGTCGGGGGCGCTGCACTACTTCCGGGTGCACGAGGGGCAGTGGGGGCACCGGCTGGCGATGCTGCGGGCGATGGGGCTCAACTGCGTGGAGACGTACGTTCCGTGGAATCTGCACGAGCCGCGTCCGGGCGTGCCGCGGGACGTGGGGGCCGTGGGCCGGTTTTTGGACGCGGCGCACGAGGCCGGGCTGTGGGCGATCGTGCGGCCGGGTCCGTACATCTGTGCCGAGTGGGAGAACGGCGGGCTGCCGCACTGGCTGACCGGCCGGCCCGGCGTCCGGGTGCGTACCCGCGACGACGGGTTCCTGGGGCCGGTGGAGCGCTGGTTCTCCCGCCTGTTGCCGCAGATCGTGCCCCGGCAGTTCGACCGTGGTGGCCCGGTGGTGATGGTGCAGGTCGAGAACGAGTACGGCAGCTACGGTTCGGATCAGGTGTATCTGCGGCGTCTCGCCGAGGTGTTGCGCGCCGGGGGCGTGAGCGTGCCGCTGTTCACCTCGGACGGCGCCGAGGACCACATGCTCACCGGCGGTTGCCTGGAGGGTGTGCCGGCCACGGTGAACTTCGGCTCGCATGCCCGCCGGGCTTTCGAGGTGCTGCGCCGGTACCGGCCGACGGGGCCGTTGATGTGCATGGAGTTCTGGTGCGGCTGGTTCGACCACTGGGGCGGCGAGCACGCGGTGCGCGACCCGTCGGACGCGGCGGAGGCGCTGCGGGAGATCCTTGAGTGCGGGGCCTCGGTCAACCTCTACATGGCGCACGGCGGCACGAGCTTCGGCGGCTGGGCGGGCGCCAACCGGGGCGGCGCGCTGCACGACGGGGTCCTCCAGCCGGATGTGACGTCGTACGACTACGACGCGCCGATCGACGAACACGGTCGCCCCACCGAGAAGTTCTGGCGGTTCCGGTCGCTGCTGGCCGCGCACGCGGAGGGGCCGCTGTCCGCACTGCCTCCCGAGCCCGCCTCGTTGGGCTCGCCCGCCGCCGTGGACCTGACGGGCTGGGCGTCCCTGCCCGCGGTGCTCGACGCGCTGGGCGGGTCCGAGACGCACGCTCCCATGCCGCCCACGTTCGAGGAACTGGACGTCGACCGGGGGTTCGTGCGCTACACGGTCGACGTGCCGGGGCCGCGGCAGCCGTATCCGCTGACTGTGCGCGGGCTGCGGGATCTGGCGGTCGTGTACGTCGACGGGGTGCCGGCCGGGGTGGTCACCGAGGACGAGCCGGAGCTCGAGGAGGCGGTCGCGGGGCCCGCGCGCGTGGAGCTGTGGGTGGAGTCGCTGGGGCGGGTCAACTACGGGCCGCGGACCGGGGAGCCGAAGGGTCTCACGGGGGGTGTGCTGCACGAACGGCAGTATCTGCACGGCGTGCGGGCGCGTGCGCTGCGTCTGGACGCGTTCGACGCGGGTGTGGAGGGGGTGCCGTTCGGGGCGTTGCCGGGGGTGGGCGCCCCCGGTCTGTACCGCGGCACCGTGTCGGTGCGCGGCGCAGGCGACGCCCGTCTCGAACTGCCGGGCTGGACCCGGGGGTTCGTGTGGGTGAACGGCTTCGCCCTGGGCCGCTACTGGTCCGTCGGGCCGCAGTCGTCGTTGTACGTCCCGGGGCCGCTGTTGCGGGAGGGCCCGAACGACGTCTGGGTACTGGAGTTCGAGGGCTCGGCGGCGCCTCCGACGCTGTCCGGAGTCGGAGGCGAGGCCGGAGCCGAGGCCGGGGAGGCGGGTGACGGCGGTTAG